The Plasmodium brasilianum strain Bolivian I chromosome 14, whole genome shotgun sequence genome contains a region encoding:
- a CDS encoding BRO1 domain-containing protein translates to MQVVSDWANLKYLYDKINIGKVIYRNLRELSTNYEYNFDEEIGNFTNLRTRIMVEQYRGMNSNLLRLYKEYLFFFETFKKKKLLKEKKKVLYTNDVFEKNKKVEYAFEQENVLIIYNIGLISTNILKIKKDSEDNIKLLNKMSNEIVDVFNYLFQNMNDEKLEELTDINCISSYIFLCISLAYHENMFYNTAILKKYKRNLLAKLSYNIYTHFNNALTCLDGKIMLDVFKQSSNFYVAKNNLQYIRNTNGNFYNFVQVNQIIFISISNYHMALKYAQLCPHKEEVSVQKYEEDKIAEIICRLKYSLDNINRGVDLCKKYNLNVNIISLREKIIKALEYFEYENQNIYFEIIPSYESLYPIKGTEVIKLKNVDISNLYIKKNISNNLKLLFNDKAKQVYNQYNSEALTLYDFYNKNYLSLNDQYKLINLSCRKNILQTLNNVIINTYNKIKQLYNPTLFDNNLNVLINIDKNLKDILIQTENSLAMEHKNHVEFQKKYVNVGINQESINSYNTFLFHLNNFKKDSEELEKSIQGFTKFLENNYSTLQVCEMDDISNFFRFIVDELNNYTNVNINSLDSEYLFYKNLLSEDREKEKERYSNSASSSVGDIQENPTNTNTPSLNYTDFYNFLKSNNLSFAMQNNINNQTLFHYSTLSKYINVHSEEKLFFVIISIYFSLSIQLAKFEEDLAEIKNSLHDYFLNAITEENDSDKLNEILEKQKGLLNAKKIKLEENVSTFERDLNQFYDYYHEYNKLDNFKAVEDLNKFINELKKNFDKLNEMHKKNSFTLKNSLMLKDDINRYIYMRERERSNIRVQQIPNNYQGNYHNRR, encoded by the exons ATGCAGGTAGTTTCAGACTGGGCCAACTTGAAGTACCTTTATGACAAGATAAATATAGGCAAAGTAATATACAGAAATTTGAGGGAGCTAAGCacaaattatgaatataactTCGACGAGGAGATAGGAAATTTTACAAACCTCAGGACGAGAATAATGGTAGAGCAGTATAGAGGAATGAATAGTAATTTATTAAGGTTATAcaaagaatatttatttttttttgaaacgtttaaaaaaaaaaaattgttaaaagagaaaaagaaagtattatatacaaatgatgtatttgaaaagaataaaaaagtagAGTACGCATTTGAGCAAGAAAAtgtgttaataatatataacataggTTTAATAAGTAcgaatatattgaaaataaagaaagacTCGGaggataatataaaattgttaaataaaatgtcTAACGAAATTGTGGATGTATTTAATTATctatttcaaaatatgaaTGACGAGAAGTTGGAAGAACTGACGGATATCAATTGTATAAGtagctatatttttttatgtatttcacTAGCATATCatgaaaatatgttttataatacagctatattgaaaaaatacaaaagaaatttattgGCAAAATTATCctataacatatatacacattttaaCAATGCGCTAACTTGTTTAGATGGAAAGATAATGCTGGATGTGTTTAAACAATCgagtaatttttatgtagCGAAGAATAATTTACAGTATATAAGAAATACTAATGgcaatttttacaattttgtaCAGGTaaatcaaataatttttataagtatAAGTAACTACCATATGGCTTTGAAATATGCTCAATTATGTCCCCATAAAGAAGAAGTAAGTGttcaaaaatatgaagagGATAAAATAGCTGAAATTATATGCAGATTGAAATATAGTttagataatataaatagagGAGTTGATCTGTGCAAGAAGTATAATCttaatgttaatataatttccttaagagaaaaaattattaaagcGTTAGAATATTTCGAATAtgaaaatcaaaatatatattttgaaatcaTACCATCTTATGAGAGTTTATATCCTATTAAAGGTACGGaagttattaaattaaaaaatgtagacatatcaaatttgtatataaaaaaaaatatttctaacaATTTAAAACTTCTATTTAATGATAAAGCTAAACAGGTGTATAATCAATATAACAGTGAAGCATTAACACTGTACGATTTTTAcaataagaattatttaagCCTAAATGatcaatataaattaataaatttatcctGTAGGAAGAATATACTACAAACACTAAATAATGTTATcataaacacatataataaaattaaacagCTATACAATCCAACTTTATTTGATAACAATTTAAATGTCCTTATAAATATTgacaaaaatttaaaagatatattaatacaaacAGAAAATAGTTTAGCAATGGAACATAAAAATCATGTcgaatttcaaaaaaaatatgtcaaTGTAGGTATCAACCAAGAAtctataaattcatataacacttttttatttcatttaaataattttaaaaaggattcagaggaattagaaaaaagtattcaagggtttacaaaatttttggaaaataattattcgaCTCTTCAAGTGTGCGAAATGGATGATATATCAAACTTTTTCCGTTTCATAGTTGATGAACTTAATAATTATactaatgtaaatataaactcATTAGATagtgaatatttattttataaaaatttgctCTCTGAAGATAGagagaaggaaaaagaaaggtATTCTAACTCAGCTAGTAGTAGTGTAGGTGATATTCAAGAAAATCCAACTAATACTAATACTCCTTCTTTGAATTATActgatttttataattttctaaaaagtaataatttatCCTTTGCAATGCAgaacaatattaataatcaGACCTTGTTTCATTACAGCACGTTAAGCAAGTATATTAATGTTCACTCAGAGGAAAAGCTTTTTTTCGTCATcatatctatttatttttctttgagTATACAGCTAGCCAAATTCGAGGAAGACTTAGCCGAGATAAAAAACAGTCTTCACGACTATTTTCTCAACGCTATAACG gaaGAAAATGATAGTGACAAGCTGAATGAGATACTGGAAAAGCAAAAGGGGTTattaaatgcaaaaaaaataaaattagagGAAAACGTTTCAACTTTTGAAAGGGATCTCAATCAATTTTATGACTACTACCACGAGTATAATAAACTTGACAACTTCAAGGCCGTTGAA GACCTTAACAAGTTCATTAATGAgcttaagaaaaattttgaCAAATTAAATGAGATGCATAAGAAGAATTCATTTACTTTGAAAAATTCGCTTATGCTTAAGGATGAC ataaatagatacatatatatgaggGAGCGCGAACGGTCGAATATAAG aGTACAACAAATTCCAAATAATTACCAGGGGAACTATCACAACAGGCGTTAA
- a CDS encoding polyadenylate-binding protein 1, with protein MIATGTNIMHPSFSTASLYVGDLNEDVTEAVLYEIFNTVGHVSSIRVCRDSVTRKSLGYAYVNYHNLADAERALDTLNYTNIKGQPARLMWSHRDPSLRKSGAGNIFVKNLDKSIDNKTLFDTFSMFGNILSCKVATDEFGKSKSYGFVHYEDEESAKEAIEKVNGIQLGSKNVYVGPFIKKSERATNDTKFTNLYVKNFPDTVTENHLKQLFSPFGEITSMIVKTDNKNRKFCFVNYADAESAKNAMDVLNGRKITDDGQIDKTYDAKKEESEISNNISSSNNNNSNGNDSSSTTANATSSSGGEGTTNTEAAGTTTANNSNNNLSGQQNANGTNNVTSADGGDVGGAAGISTSTTNENGNNNESGSGSNSGNNTNSNNNNSSNNNSSGNNNTNGNNSNNISNANGKKEGGGGVSASSENADNPNILYVGPHQSRARRHAILKAKFDNLNLENKNKHQGVNLYIKNLDDAIDDQMLKELFEPYGTITSAKVMRDDKEQSKGFGFVCFGSQEEANKAVTEMHLKIINGKPLYVGLAEKREQRLSRLQQRFRMHPIRHHINSPMNSPMQYANPQSPPLQFNQNTLNYGRPVITAFNQNNLISWRHQQAAQQQAVHQQAAQKQAVHQQAAQQQLSFNTNLRGQMNQMRLYAQNNLMNNNLNQNKGNSQLHHNQQYANALAQQNGQQQQNLNVPPGQHSAQQLQQQQGNNQLLNNNMRNMNNRGGGGGGNRNNNMPNMNNMANPKQQMPLNMVGAKHNAAQTTNHINHQPQQQGSSQQQQQQQKSAQQIQQVAQNGNFKFTAQARNRMELPNKNSNKINPMNNMNVNFNNNSTLTAAALASAPPSMQKQVLGENLFPLVANYHPTLAGKITGMMLEMDNSELLILLENEEQLKKKIDEALVVLQKAKNNNNNISNSSSSNNISNNNNISNSSSSNNNSNNNISNNNKT; from the exons ATGATTGCTACCGGTACGAATATAATGCACCCAAGTTTTTCCACAGCGTCCCTTTATGTAGGCGATTTAAATGAAGATGTAACTGAAGCTGTATtgtatgaaatatttaacacAGTTGGTCATGTATCATCAATAAGGGTTTGTAGAGATAGTGTAACTAGGAAATCCTTAGGTTATGCTTATGTGAATTATCATAACTTAGCAGATGCAGAAAGAGCATTAGATAcattaaattatacaaacataaaaGGACAACCAGCAAGACTTATGTGGAGTCATAGAGATCCATCTTTAAGAAAAAGTGGTGCaggtaatatttttgtaaagaATTTAGATAAATCAATTGATAATAAAACCTTATTTGATACATTTAGTATGTTtggaaatatattatcatgTAAAGTAGCAACAGATGAATTCGGAAAGAGTAAGAGTTATGGTTTTGTTCATTATGAAGATGAAGAAAGTGCAAAGGAAGCTATTGAAAAAGTGAATGGAATACAATTAGGATcgaaaaatgtatatgtaggtccatttattaaaaaatcagAACGGGCTACAAATGATAcgaaatttacaaatttgtATGTTAAGAATTTTCCAGATACAGTAACAGAAAATCATTTAAAGCAATTGTTTAGTCCATTTGGTGAAATAACATCAATGATTGTTAAGACGGATAATAAGAACAGgaaattttgttttgttaatTATGCTGATGCAGAGAGTGCAAAAAACGCAATGGATGTTTTGAACGGAAGGAAAATTACGGATGATGGTCAGATTGACAAGACTTATGATGCAAAAAAGGAGGAATCAGAAATTAGCAATAACATCAGTAGcagcaataacaataacagtaacGGTAATGATAGTAGTAGTACTACTGCAAATGCTACTTCTAGTAGTGGTGGTGAAGGTACCACCAATACAGAGGCGGCAGGTACCACTACTGCAAacaatagcaataataatctCTCGGGGCAACAGAATGCAAATGGAACGAATAACGTTACTAGTGCTGATGGTGGGGATGTAGGAGGTGCAGCAGGTATCTCAACTAGTACGACTAATGAAAACGGgaataataatgaaagtGGTAGTGGCTCTAATAGTGGGAACAACaccaatagtaataataataatagtagcaataataacagtagtggtaataataatactaatgGGAACAATAGCAATAACATCAGTAATGCTAATGGAAAGAAGGAAGGCGGCGGGGGTGTTTCTGCTTCATCGGAAAATGCAGATAACCcaaatatattgtatgttGGTCCACACCAATCAAGGGCAAGAAGACATGCTATTTTAAAAGCAAAATTTGATAATTtgaatttagaaaataagaataaacaTCAAGgagtaaatttatatataaaaaatttggatGATGCTATTGATGATCAAATGCTAAAGGAATTGTTCGAACCATATGGCACTATTACATCTGCTAAGGTAATGAGGGATGACAAGGAACAAAGTAAAGGATTCGGTTTTGTATGTTTCGGATCACAAGAAGAAGCAAATAAAGCAGTAACAGAAatgcatttaaaaataattaatggTAAACCTTTATATGTTGGTTTAGCtgaaaaaagagaacaaCGTTTATCACGATTACAACAAAGATTTCGTATGCATCCAATAAGACATCATATAAATAGTCCAATGAATTCACCTATGCAATATGCAAATCCACAATCTCCTCCATTACAGTTTAATCAAAATACTTTAAATTATGGAAGACCAGTTATTACTGCTTTtaatcaaaataatttaatatcatGGAGGCATCAACAAGCTGCTCAACAACAGGCTGTGCATCAACAGGCAGCTCAAAAACAAGCCGTTCATCAACAAGCAGCACAACAACAATTGAGTTTTAACACAAATTTAAGAGGGCAAATGAATCAAATGAGATTGTATgcacaaaataatttaatgaataataatttaaatcaGAATAAAGGCAACTCACAATTACATCATAATCAGCAATATGCAAATGCCTTGGCACAACAGAATGgacaacaacaacaaaatttaaatgtacCACCAGGTCAACATAGTGCTCAACAGTTACAACAGCAGCAGGGAAATAATCAGTTATTAAACAATAATATgagaaatatgaataatagaGGAGGCGGAGGAGGAGGTAataggaataataatatgcccaatatgaataatatggCTAATCCAAAACAGCAGATGCCTTTAAATATGGTAGGAGCTAAACATAATGCTGCTCAGACGACTAATCATATAAATCATCAACCACAACAACAGGGTTCCTCTCAACAGCAACAGCAGCAACAAAAATCGGCACAGCAAATTCAACAGGTAGCACAGAATGGCAATTTTAAGTTTACTGCACAAGCAAGAAATCGTATGGAATTACCAAATAAAAactcaaataaaataaatcctATGAACAACATGAACGTAAATTTTAACAACAATTCGACGTTAACAGCTGCAGCATTAGCTTCTGCTCCTCCATCCATGCAAAAGCAAGTCCTTggtgaaaatttatttcctttAGTTGCTAACTATCACCCCACGTTGGCTGGTAAAATTACCGGTATGATGTTGGAGATGGACAATTCGGAATTGCTCATATTACTGGAAAACGAAGAACAgcttaagaaaaaaattgacgAAGCGCTTGTCGTTCTGCAGAAGGCAAA gaataataataataatattagtaatagtagtagcagtaataatattagtaataataataatattagtaatagtagtagcagtaataataacagtaacaataatattagtaataataataaaacttaa